Part of the Candidatus Hydrothermales bacterium genome, GTATCGTTATTACCTGTGATATATTGAGAAATATCCTTTATAAATGTCTTATTTAAAGAGTCTGCTATTCCCAGTAAATTTAGTATTTTTATGGTTGTAGGTTGATTATTCCCTGACCAATATACTAAGTTTACATAAAAGGTTTCTACTGGCATAGCATTATGCACGTCAAAGCTATAGTCAAATCTTACTCTATAAGCACTTGCACCAGATTGAATAGGAATTTTGGGTGTTCTTAGAATCTCAGTTGTAGCGGAACTATTATTTCCCGCTTCATCGTCATTATAACAAGTATATTTAGAATTAAAGGAAACAGAGCCAATACATGTTCCAGCAGAATAGGTGGTGTTATGCTTTCAAAATTTTCTTGGAATATTGGTATCCATGTTTGAATAGTTGGAATATTTTCTGCTTTTGTTTCTTGAAATTTTTTTAAACTTTCATTTGACTTTTGCCATAAATATGCTATAATCAATAGCTCCATAGTTTAACTTTAGACTAAGGTCTATGCTGATTTTATCTTTTGTATTAATTCTGGTATAACTACATTTACATCCCCTACTATACCGTAGTCCGCAACTTTAAATATTGGTGCTTCGCTATCTTTGTTTATTGCAATAATATGCTTAGATGTTCTCATACCTGCCAAGTGTTGAATAGCTCCTGAAATACCAACAGCAAAATATATTAATGGAGATACCGTTTTTCCCGTTTGACCAACCTGATGTGAATGGTCTATCCAACCTGCATCTACTACAGCTTGACTTGCACCAAGTGCTGCTTTTAATCCTGTCTTTTCACTTAAAACACTAATTAGCTCTCTTAATAGCTTATGATAATTTTCTGCACTACCAAGGCCTCTACCACCAGATACTACAATATCCGCCTCAGTTACATCTATTTCCTTTGTTTCCTTTGCTTTTACTTCAATTAGCTCAATATCATCTATAATATTTTCTACCCTTAATTTTACAACTTCAGAATTATATATTGGCTCAGCTAATTTATAGCTTTTTGGTTTAATACCTATGATTTTAATCCCATCATAGTTTATCTTAAATGACCCAATTACTTTATTTGAATATATTGACTTAAGGAAATAACCATTTTCGTAGCTTTCAATATCTTCAAGGAATATAGCATCAGTTATGCCTGCTAAGTAGCTTAGTGTTTCTATTGCACTTGGTGTTGAACCGAAAAATATATATTCTATTTTTTCACTTTCTATAATTTTTTTCATTTCCGTTGCAATAATTTT contains:
- a CDS encoding electron transfer flavoprotein subunit alpha/FixB family protein, whose product is KIIATEMKKIIESEKIEYIFFGSTPSAIETLSYLAGITDAIFLEDIESYENGYFLKSIYSNKVIGSFKINYDGIKIIGIKPKSYKLAEPIYNSEVVKLRVENIIDDIELIEVKAKETKEIDVTEADIVVSGGRGLGSAENYHKLLRELISVLSEKTGLKAALGASQAVVDAGWIDHSHQVGQTGKTVSPLIYFAVGISGAIQHLAGMRTSKHIIAINKDSEAPIFKVADYGIVGDVNVVIPELIQKIKSA